In the genome of Drosophila kikkawai strain 14028-0561.14 chromosome 2R, DkikHiC1v2, whole genome shotgun sequence, the window ACGGTTTTTAGCTTAATCAAAAATACAGCATTATCTGTGCCTTCGTTTTCCCTTCAGTTATGATTCTGCTTGGTATTATCCTTTATGCCTTGAAATCCTAATGAGAAACTTCTAgcatatatataattctttgaatatatatatctattccGGGggagctttttgttttgttttctttttcttttttcttgttatgcaaaattgttttttcttcATTCTTTCtatagttatttttttgtttagtaaaATGTAGCTTTATTATGCTTCAGTACGACAAAGTTGTTTCAGTTTGTTGTTCCTTTTCAAgcttttgattaaatttacgtttcttaatttttgtttcgggtttttgttatttaattacaaaagttTCTATAGTAATCAAGTTTGTTTAATTAGTACCGATACAGGGTGACAGCAACCGCCTCTGAAGCGTACTTTTCTATCAAAACGCTTGGCATACCATCTCTCGATCGATTACCAAGGGTTTCTCCTGCTAAAATCACAATGCATTTGTTCAGTAAAAAAAGCTGTCCGTTGTCAAAGTTTTAGTACAAAAGGTATTCCTTCTACGATCATCGATATATTCGTAGTATAAAGCGAGAAACTAACTTGGCTCCTGGGCCTATTTGCAGTCACCTTGCATCGGCACTTGTATcagattttccttttgttaTATTATCCTCTCGTTGAACCTTTCtctcaaaaaattaaaatgtatacacatcttcatttcatttctttcattttttttagtgACACTGCTGCTGGGTTTACCATCTTTAGTATTTCGtattctattttctttttatgcTACAATTTTTTCGGTTCCTGATGTTACACAAACTTAAGAAACTCTCTCGGGATCTATGTAATTAATGCCTAATTTTCGGCCACATTCGCTCGCGCTTCTCCAAttcttctctctcttttaTATTTAGTAAATATGCGAAAAAGGAATTATATgaatgtgtatgtgtgtgtgtgtgtgtgtgtttgtataaaaatcacaaaaatagTTTCTTCGATCCAAAATCCAGTTTAGACCAAATTGTATTCCTTAAGGTTGGATTGCAGAATTGTGTCCTTAACAGCTGCAAACACAAACCTTATGTTTTCCGTATCTAAATGgggggagagagagaagagaTTTGCAATTAGTTTGTTGGGTggatttaatacattttcgtaaataacagttgaaaacaagaaagcaTGCTAACTTCAGCTagtcgaagtttgtatacccttgcaattTTTGAAGAAACAAGCATGGCTAGATAAaatcggctgttgatgctgatatCAACATCCTTACTGAAACTATAATACTTTGCAAGGATATTACAAGTCTTATTTATAAAACCTTTAAGCAGAGAGCTTAGTTGCTCCAACTGTTATTTACGATCTCAGCTTAACAACACGCATTCCAATCCATTTCATTTCCATCCATTCCAGTTGAGTAAAGGataattatgaatttttattcagggacttttaaaatcatatacattataaatcaattattcATTTGCTTTGTCAGCTTCTCTATCCCGATATCCTCGCCAGTTTAGCCCAAATTGAATTCCTTAAGTGCATTTTGCATAATTGTATCTTTGACAGCGCAGAACACAAGTTTGATGTTTTCGGTATCTGTTTCCCAATAGATATTCATTTCATTAGAAATCAATTGCATATAGTCAAGGAGTTGGACTAGCGATACTCTACACCAGCGAGaaaagcaaatgcaaatgcaaatgatgTTTAACAACAGAGATTACCTTTGACCATTTTAAAGTAGGaatttgtaaacttttttgtAGCTGAAATTCAAAatcacacgcacgcacacacgccCCGAAAGGATGGCCCGATTGTATAATAATTACTTACCGGTAGCACAGGTGAAATGAGAATAGATAATCTTTTCAGAATCTGGATTTAAATCTACAAACATTCGCAGTATGAATTCTCGGGCCGCTATTGCATCTCGCTGTGGACCTAAAGAATATAGAATAGTTACGATATGTTATCTCTAGCGTGTAACTACAGGAGCTAGCAATTAATCTACTGATGAATTTGGGCAATTTAAAGCGAATTTAAAGAGACTAATATAGGCGAATGGCATCCACCTGTGGCCGTTGTGAAATGCGAGTAGCATTGACGTTCTGGATCTGGATTGCAGGCCAGgtattttttcaaaacaaaCTGTTTGGCTGCAGCGTGATCCTGCTTGGGACCTGATTTCAGTTTCATATCGCCGCATAAATTCGTAAATAATTGTGGTCGCTTTAAGGATTTTCAAGGAAAACACTTACCATCGTATTCAGGGAAATAGTCTACCAAATGCGAATACATAATTTTCTCCTCCAACAAGTCCTTCTTGTTCAGGAAAAGAATAACTGACGAGTTCTGGAACCATGGATAGGTAATTATCGTCCTAAATAAAGCTTTAGACTCTTCCATTCGATTCTGCAAGGGGAATAAGTCAATTGTTTAAGGCTTAAACTATGAATATATCAATTTAAAGACCCACCTCATTATCAGATTCAAACAAAATTTGATCGTATTCCGATAGCGctaccaaaaatataattgatGTCACATTTTCAAAACAATGAATCCACTTTCTTCTCTCGGATCTCTGGCCACCGACGTCCACcattctgtgtgtgtgttggatACAAGAATAAACAattagtaaaaaatataaacaggCTATAAATTCAAGCAACGCAAAAGCATTATAAAAGCCATAGTTTGTTAAAAGCGCAAGCCACAAATAATATTACTTATTACGTCTTTCACTAGCTTATAGTTCTAGCCTCGGATTGCTTAATATGTATTCCAAAAACAATACCTAAACACAATGCCATCCAAATCGAATGGATACTCTAAGATGCCAGTTGTGGGCACACGAGCACGTAGAATATCCTGCTCAGTGGGCAAGTAATCGGCCTGCTCAATACGAGCTATGTCGCTCAAGTagctaaattaaatatttcaataaattatatttagagACCGAAAAACTACAATAAATTTCTACATTTGTCTTACAATCCGTCCCAGTCCCTAGAATTCCCTATTTCCTAACTTAACTCAACGAAATAGTAGACTTGCGCTAGAAGACGTTAgttttgaattgaattaaagCAAAATGTTATACCAGAAGACATGCAAACATGGAAATATCAAAAAGAGAACTAATAATATACCTAAATCTGATTTCTTCTAAATCAAAGGGATACTCAATTATCCCTGTTGTCGGCACACGAACTCTTAAAATGTCTTGCTCAGTGGGTAAATATGCAGGTTGAGCCACACGATCGAGATCCTTCAGATAACTATATGTTTTTGCGAAGATAAGATCAATGATTTAGTAAAAAGAATTCAAGAGAGTCAATGTCGGGAGTCAAGAGTCAAGAGTCTTGTCTTATCAGCAGGAATTAATCCATTTCCAACTCACTATTTGGCTGAATCTGTCAATTGATATTCCCTACGACGATCGTAGCACTCCTGGATGCCAGCATCGTCCCACAGCGTTTTGATGGCATTCAAGTATGGATCCTCAAACGTGGTGACTGTTTCGTAGTCGATGCTCATCACCAGATCGGCCAGTTCCTAAGCGTTACatttagattttaattatatataattaattatttatccaAAACAACTTACGCTATGCTCTCCCTGGCCATAGGATATCTTCAGCATGTCCATGGCCTTGATCATTGATTGCATGGCCATGAATATGTTCTGAAAGACCAGCTTGATGTAGCCGCGCTTGTCGTCTTCCGAGTAGCCACTGCCGTGGATAATGCGCATCTGTTTGATAAATGTTGACTTGCCGGACTCGCCAGTGCCTAAGgatatatagataaaatgtatataatgtaGTTTGCTGCCGTCGTCGGCAATTGCATTAGGCCAAGTTAAGTGCAATCAAAATGGGGACACACTTACCCAGCAACAACAGTTTAAGCTCGCGACGCGCATCTCTCTTGTCCCGGCGCAACTGCTTCTCGATTTCCGTATTGATGCGCTTTTGTTCCTTGGCCTCCTCCGATAAACAGCACTCCATGCTAACTAGATTTATGGACGCTTTCGCGTGCTGCAGCCACTACGCTCGACCCGCCGCCGTTCCGTGTAGAAGATGTATgtttggtggtggtggtgggatGGTGTCCTCTCAGCTCCTCTGGACTTCCTGTCGCCTAATCTAATTGGTTgcttctgctgttgttgtatcAAGGTGTCCGTTGCTTGGTACCCGTTTCTCAGTTACAgattcagtttcagtttcgatTGATGCATTTGTACTTCGGCGCTTTGATTCCACTGCAGATCTCGTCCGGCTCTCTTTGGCTATTGCTATTCCGGCTTAGGCTAGGACCTCGACCAGACTTCGGTGACGCGACGGCTGAGAGAGATGGATACGATTGAACCAAAACCACATCGAACACGATCCAAGGGCATCTGCAAAAGAGAGGAAAACTTTGATTTAGGATTGATTTTGCGTTGCATAAGCGAGCCGAGTGAAGCTGAATGGCTATGGGCCTTACGGACCACCAGAGTTGTTAGCTCAACGAGAGTTCGCCACGTTGTGTCCGGTGCTGGCAATTAACATTTCATATTTGCCTGCCCCGCTGGCCCGAGCTGGCGACGTCGATGACGACGTCGGATATAGATTCCCTCATGGCCCATGGCCTGCGGCTACCCCTGGCTTTTTCCTGGCCATGGCATTGGCTTTGGCTCTGGCCCATAGTCTGGTCTAGTCTGGTTCTATTGTCGCTTCCGTTCTGCCTTGCAATCTCTCAGtgtctttctctctctgcgcAGACACTGGGAGCACACACACCTGCCCCGCCGATCGCCCTTCAGCAGGTGGCAACAGATTGAGGAAGCGTTCCCCCGGCCAAGTTCATTGCGAGAAAGCTGATTTTGGTCCAATATATGGCTTCGCAGTGGGCTTGCACTGGGTTCGCGAGGGTGACCAAGCTACATACTGAAATCTAATTTGGGTGGCTCTCAAAGGAAAAGTCTAAGGGAACCCTAAACATAAACCTAGATAGTGATCGTATCAAAATTCCATTAAATTGCTTAATTGATCCAAAATATAGACATATCGAAGCCTATTGATCTATGCAAAACTATCTCTAAATTTTGAAGTTATTCTTGGGGCATAACCTGAATTTTTGGTCCACTCATAGACATCATCCATTCACGGGTTCAGCATAGGGCAAGCCTATAGGCCACCGTCGACTATAGCTatttcctctctctcttttggtGCACTCTATTCCCATATAGAGTGTTTGCTAATCCAATTTCGTTGGCTGAATACTATGACATGGACATGGAGGCAAGGTCTCGTTAGTCCCGTAGGAGACTACAAAATATCGATGGAATATCcagcaaataaatttttgacaAAGAGCCGGAGAACAGGAGGAATCACTGAAGATCTGGACAAAGTCATGGGTGACCACCCGGCCTGGGATTAGTGAGTGGGCTGGAATCGGGGGAAAACGCTCTCGCCTCTCGCTGAGCAAAGCCACAAAATCTAATTAGCAATAGCCGGAAAAAATTCAGGGGCAGGGGCACGGAGAATTGGCGCAGTGAAGCGGTTTTTAACAATAGTTCGCCAGATATATCATGCCACCGAATCGCTGCTGCGACAGAGGGTGGGAGGGGCCACTGAATCCGCAACAGTCGTCTTATCTGTGCATATGTGCTTATGATAAAACCATTCAGAGATAACATTTGATTTGTCTTCTTAATCTGAAGACGGCTACTGTTTCTCCAAGCTATGCGTTCAGTCGGCTCTGGGTCCCGACgattttctaaatataagGTTTAAGCGATTTTGGATCGGAAATTCCAATTGCTTATTACTCATGTTTAGTTTATGTTCACTGAACTTTGTTCCCCGCTCAACAGTTCTGTAGCTCTTATCGAAGTTTAAGGGCAGTGGCGGCAAATAACAGGGGTTCTGAgccttgaacttgaaaaatCTCGATCAGCAGGGGGGGCTTTAGAAGAGGGTTtttgatataaatttaaaacaagtaCAGAAGTAtgatttagaaaatattaaaccctaattcaacaaaatatacaatttaattgcaagcttaaactattaatttaatattaatttctgTGACACCAGTGTATAAATATCCTATGTGAAGTACATGTTTCTTTATAGTGACTTGCAAAAACATCTAGCCATTAAACTTATAGCATAGTGAACTGTTtgtggaatatttatttattaagacaGGCCAACAAGTGGTTGTATTAATCCTTTGGAAatcaaaaaattcttttttttaacacttttgGATGTTAAAATTTGAGTCAATAACAAATCGGGCATATAGAGGTGAAACCAGAATTCCATTCTTTAtaatctatatttaaaaatgtttaaaattctatacaaataataaagcaTTGCAatcttcttctttcttttaataCCTTTTAGAAGATTTATTGCCGTTGTTCGTCTGTTAAAAATTAACGGAAAGATTCCTGATAGAA includes:
- the Galphaq gene encoding G protein alpha q subunit isoform X1; translated protein: MECCLSEEAKEQKRINTEIEKQLRRDKRDARRELKLLLLGTGESGKSTFIKQMRIIHGSGYSEDDKRGYIKLVFQNIFMAMQSMIKAMDMLKISYGQGEHSELADLVMSIDYETVTTFEDPYLNAIKTLWDDAGIQECYDRRREYQLTDSAKYYLKDLDRVAQPAYLPTEQDILRVRVPTTGIIEYPFDLEEIRFRMVDVGGQRSERRKWIHCFENVTSIIFLVALSEYDQILFESDNENRMEESKALFRTIITYPWFQNSSVILFLNKKDLLEEKIMYSHLVDYFPEYDGPQRDAIAAREFILRMFVDLNPDSEKIIYSHFTCATDTENIRFVFAAVKDTILQSNLKEYNLV
- the Galphaq gene encoding G protein alpha q subunit isoform X2 yields the protein MECCLSEEAKEQKRINTEIEKQLRRDKRDARRELKLLLLGTGESGKSTFIKQMRIIHGSGYSEDDKRGYIKLVFQNIFMAMQSMIKAMDMLKISYGQGEHSELADLVMSIDYETVTTFEDPYLNAIKTLWDDAGIQECYDRRREYQLTDSAKYYLSDIARIEQADYLPTEQDILRARVPTTGILEYPFDLDGIVFRMVDVGGQRSERRKWIHCFENVTSIIFLVALSEYDQILFESDNENRMEESKALFRTIITYPWFQNSSVILFLNKKDLLEEKIMYSHLVDYFPEYDGPQRDAIAAREFILRMFVDLNPDSEKIIYSHFTCATDTENIRFVFAAVKDTILQSNLKEYNLV
- the Galphaq gene encoding G protein alpha q subunit isoform X4 yields the protein MECCLSEEAKEQKRINTEIEKQLRRDKRDARRELKLLLLGTGESGKSTFIKQMRIIHGSGYSEDDKRGYIKLVFQNIFMAMQSMIKAMDMLKISYGQGEHSELADLVMSIDYETVTTFEDPYLNAIKTLWDDAGIQECYDRRREYQLTDSAKYYLSDIARIEQADYLPTEQDILRARVPTTGILEYPFDLDGIVFRMVDVGGQRSERRKWIHCFENVTSIIFLVALSEYDQILFESDNENRMEESKALFRTIITYPWFQNSSVILFLNKKDLLEEKIMYSHLVDYFPEYDGPKQDHAAAKQFVLKKYLACNPDPERQCYSHFTTATDTENIKLVFCAVKDTIMQNALKEFNLG
- the Galphaq gene encoding G protein alpha q subunit isoform X3, whose product is MECCLSEEAKEQKRINTEIEKQLRRDKRDARRELKLLLLGTGESGKSTFIKQMRIIHGSGYSEDDKRGYIKLVFQNIFMAMQSMIKAMDMLKISYGQGEHSELADLVMSIDYETVTTFEDPYLNAIKTLWDDAGIQECYDRRREYQLTDSAKYYLKDLDRVAQPAYLPTEQDILRVRVPTTGIIEYPFDLEEIRFRMVDVGGQRSERRKWIHCFENVTSIIFLVALSEYDQILFESDNENRMEESKALFRTIITYPWFQNSSVILFLNKKDLLEEKIMYSHLVDYFPEYDGPKQDHAAAKQFVLKKYLACNPDPERQCYSHFTTATDTENIKLVFCAVKDTIMQNALKEFNLG